The following are encoded together in the Oncorhynchus kisutch isolate 150728-3 linkage group LG8, Okis_V2, whole genome shotgun sequence genome:
- the afg2b gene encoding ATPase family gene 2 protein homolog B, with amino-acid sequence MEEVSLRVLPMDPADRGTQRVRLGPGLMSSLGLGLCSPVLVALSGGSCLCTAWPRPDLADGFIQIDMKCCSSNLILNKATPTHLSLPLTPSPNPSPSSSPLLPSPCLSPSLTPVSCPKLKGIRITVVVQSVEFRKTTPPSFIHELVKDMLKGTYVHQKHVIDVGDYDTDIKLIVIESLNPESTVTGLVTSKTGVEITGTRTLRYYRGQLQEQPQVLLGGLEEVSASLREMLHLPLQYPATLGSLGLSCPRGVLLAGPPGVGKTLLVRCLVGEVGASLITVRGPEVVGSRPGESEERLRVVFGRARAAAEEGPCVLFLDELDSLCPRRTGSSSPENRLVAQLLTLMDGMDQSDRFLIVGATNQPDSLDPALRRPGRFDREVVIGAPTAQQRLSILSVLCQAMPVCVSVDWAELAQRTTGYVGADLSALCREAAMLAIRHNTPGSGEQAITMEHFLSALKTVRPSCLRGSLGRTDLPAVSWEQIGGLEEVKVKLQQSIEWPMRYPEAFVRLGLSRPRGVLLYGPPGCAKTTLVRAAATSSHCSFLSVSGADLYSPYVGDSEKALAQLFRQARACAPSILFLDEVDSLIGSRSEGHVPQSAQTRLLSVLLNELDGVGFRTLERRGAGKTLQAEGVEHHQQQEHLEYQEVCNKEVMIVAATNRPDSLDSALLRPGRLDQIIYVPPPDLQARVSILQVCTEKMPLDDDVCLEELARHTDLYSGADLENLCREAALLTLQDESMEASSIKHRYFLQSLQRMTPSLSTQQLQTYKNLFR; translated from the exons ATGGAGGAGGTGTCTCTGAGAGTGCTGCCAATGGACCCAGCAGACCGGGGAACCCAGAGGGTCAGACTGGGCCCAGGGCTGATGTCCTCCCTGGGGTTGGGGCTGTGCTCTCCTGTTCTGGTGGCTCTGTCTGGAGGGTCCTGTCTCTGTACTGCCTGGCCCAGGCCTGACCTGGCTGACGGATTCATACAGATAGACATGAAATGTTGTTCTTCAAATCTTATCTTAAACAAAGCTACACCCACACACCTCAGCCTACCCCTAacccccagccctaaccctagccccagcTCTAGCCCACTTCTCCCCAGCCCATGCCTAAGTCCTAGTCTCACCCCAGTCTCCTGCCCCAAGCTGAAAGGCATCCGAATAACAGTGGTGGTTCAGAGTGTGGAGTTCCGGAAAACCACCCCTCCCAGTTTCATCCATGAACTAGTGAAGGACATGCTGAAAGGGACATATGTCCACCAGAAGCACGTGATCGATGTGGGTGACTATGACACGGACATTAAACTGATCGTCATCGAGAGCCTGAACCCAGAGTCCACCGTGACTGGTTTGGTTACATCTAAGACAGGGGTGGAAATAACGGGGACGAGGACCCTCCGGTATTACAGAGGACAGCTCCAGGAGCAGCCCCAGGTCCTACTGGGAGGACTGGAAGAG GTTTCAGCGTCTCTGAGAGAGATGTTGCACCTGCCTCTGCAGTACCCTGCTACCCTGGGCTCCCTGGGTCTCTCCTGCCCCAGAGGAGTGCTCCTTGCTGGGCCACCGGGGGTCGGAAAGACCCTGCTGGTCCGCTGCCTGGTGGGGGAGGTGGGGGCCAGCCTGATCACAGTCAGAGGACCAGAG GTAGTAGGGTCTCGGCCAGGGGAGAGTGAGGAAAGGTTGCGGGTGGTGTTTGGTCGGGCGCGGGCAGCGGCAGAGGAAGGGCCTTGTGTGTTGTTCCTGGATGAGCTGGACTCTCTCTGTCCCAGACGGACTGGATCCTCCTCACCCGAGAACCGGCTGGTCGCTCAACTGCTCACGCTCATGGACGGCATGGACCAATCAGATCGCTTCCTCATCGTAGGAGCCACTAATCAGCCGGACAGCTTGGACCCGGCGCTACGGAGGCCCGGGAGGTTCGACAGAGAG gtGGTTATCGGTGCCCCCACAGCACAGCAGCGGTTGTCCATCCTGTCAGTGCTGTGCCAGGCCAtgccagtgtgtgtcagtgtggacTGGGCAGAGCTGGCCCAGAGGACTACAGGGTATGTGGGTGCTGACCTCAGTGCTCTCTGCCGTGAGGCTGCCATGCTGGCTATACGACACAACACACCG GGTTCAGGGGAGCAGGCTATCACCATGGAACACTTCCTGTCTGCCCTGAAGACTGTCCGTCCATCCTGTCTGAGGGGCAGTCTGGGACGGACAGACCTCCCAGCCGTCTCCTGGGAACAGATAGGAGGCCTGGAGGAAGTCAAAGTCAAACTACAACAG AGTATAGAGTGGCCAATGCGTTACCCGGAGGCGTTTGTGCGTCTGGGTCTGTCCCGTCCCAGGGGGGTGTTGCTGTACGGTCCCCCAGGCTGTGCTAAGACCACCCTGGTCAGGGCTGCAGCTACCTCCTCCCATTGCTCCTTCCTGTCAGTCAGCGGGGCTGACCTCTACTCTCCATATGTAGGAGATTCGGAGAAGGCCCTGGCTCAG CTCTTTCGTCAGGCGCGGGCCTGCGCTCCCTCCATCCTGTTCCTGGATGAGGTGGACTCTCTGATTGGCTCCCGGTCAGAAGGCCATGTCCCTCAGAGTGCCCAGACCCGCCTCCTGTCTGTGCTGCTGAATGAGCTGGACGGGGTAGGCTTTAGgaccctggagaggagaggagcagggaagaCCCTACAGGCTGAGGGAGTGGAGCACCACCAGCaacaggaacat TTGGAGTACCAGGAGGTGTGTAACAAGGAAGTGATGATCGTAGCGGCCACTAACAGACCAGACTCTCTGGACAGTGCCCTCCTAAGGCCTGGAAGACTGGACCAGATCATCTATGTACCCCCACCTGACCTACAG gcGCGTGTGTCCATCCTGCAGGTGTGTACAGAGAAGATGCCTCTGGATGATGATGTGTGTCTGGAGGAGCTGGCTAGACACACTGACCTTTACTCTGGAGCAGACCTGGAGAACCTGTGCAGAGAG GCAGCTCTGTTGACCCTCCAGGATGAAAGTATGGAAGCTTCTAGTATCAAACACCGATACTTCCTCCAGTCTTTACAGAGGATGACTCCCTCTCTTTCGACCCAGCAACTACAGACATACAAAAACCTCTTCAGATGA
- the dtwd1 gene encoding tRNA-uridine aminocarboxypropyltransferase 1 — protein MSSSDVLASPGGVDVSSSPKSPLAETQQPDKDSKPVTKQNPVPASPPLHGLKLAPHRELEQAQQRGRLKCSSCGGSRMFFCYTCCSLVGVSQQEIPSVKLPIKIDIIKHPSEVDGKSTAIHAKILAPDDVTIYTYPCIPEYEDDTDKVVLVFPGPGSVSVEEMTWRLQNLAVMKSAASPDEEPSPKRPRAEETPGATQQAEGHTSGATHTEERGGEAGIEGQTETPGACPLQRVVFIDSTWNQTTRIITDERLQALLRVELKTRKTCFWRHQKGSPDTYLATIEAVYYFLKDYQELCLRQEYTGQYDNLMYFYCYLHTLINKAKTTAGRR, from the exons ATGTCCAGTTCGGACGTGCTAGCCAGTCCCGGTGGTGTGGACGTGTCCTCCTCTCCCAAATCACCACTGGCTGAAACCCAGCAACCTGACAAGGACTCCAAACCAGTAACCAAACAGAACCCtgtccctgcctcccctcccctccatggTCTGAAGCTGGCTCCCCACAGGGAGCTGGAGCAGGCACAGCAGAGGGGCAGGCTGAAGTGTTCTAGCTGCGGAGGCTCCCGGATGTTCTTCTGCTACACCTGCTGCTCTTTAGTGGGCGTCAGCCAGCAGGAAATCCCCTCTGTCAAG CTCCCTATAAAGATTGACATCATCAAGCATCCCAGTGAGGTTGATGGGAAGAGCACAGCCATACACGCCAAGATCCTCGCCCCCGATGATGTCACCATCTACACCTACCCCTGCATACCTGAGTATGAAGATGACACAGACAAA GTAGTGCTGGTGTTCCCTGGTCCTGGATCAGTCTCAGTGGAGGAGATGACATGGAGATTACAGAACCTGGCTGTCATGAAGTCAGCTGCCTCCCCAGATGAGGAACCGTCCCCAAAGAGGCCCAGAGCCGAGGAGACGCCAGGGGCCACACAGCAGGCTGAGGGACACACATcaggagccacacacacagaagagaggggaggggaagcaGGGATAGAGGGCCAGACTGAGACACCAGGGGCCTGTCCCCTCCAGAGAGTGGTGTTCATCGACAGCACATGGAACCAGACCACCAGAATCATCACAGATGAGAGACTACAGG CGTTGCTCCGTGTGGAGCTGAAGACCAGGAAGACGTGTTTCTGGCGCCATCAGAAAGGTTCTCCAGACACCTACCTGGCAACCATAGAGGCTGTCTACTACTTCCTCAAGGACTACCAGGAGCTGTGTCTGAGACAGGAGTACACAGGACAGTACGACAACCTGATGTACTTCTACTGTTACCTACACACACTGATCAACAAGGCTAAGACAACCGCTGGGAGACGCTGA
- the nnt2 gene encoding NAD(P) transhydrogenase, mitochondrial, translating to MSSLLRCVSCCGSTVTLLQQGVRHHTPGRRAFRTFPQLWNCEPTKGRLYKDLVVGVPKEIFKNERRVAVSPAGVELLVKQGFNVQVESGAGDHAKFSDQMYINAGASITDTNGAFGSDLVLKVRAPVLNEATGKHESELLKPKSTLVSFIYPAQNPDLMEKLAQSQTTVLAMDQVPRVTIAQGYDALSSMANIAGYKAVVLAANHFGRFFTGQITAAGKVPPAKVLVIGGGVAGLAAAGAAKSMGAIVRGFDTRPAALEQFKSFGAEPLEVHIKESGDGVGGYAKEMSPEFIAAEMELFAKQCKDVDILISTALIPGKRAPILIKTEMVESMKDGSVVVDLAAEAGGNIETTKPGELHVHKGVTHIGFTDLPSRMPTQASTLYSNNVLKLLKAISPDKDYFHFEPKEEFDHGTLDHVIRGTMVMQEGKSLFPSPQPKTQPPAAPVKQKSVAELAAEKAAVVSPFQKTLTNAGVYTAGLSTCLALGLAAPNSAFTQMVTTFGLAGIVGYHTVWGVTPALHSPLMSVTNAISGLTAVGGLVLMGGGLHPSSFPEGLALAAAFVSSINIAGGFMITQRMLDMFKRPTDPPEYNYLYGLPIGVFIGGYGASVAAGYHIEQMMYLGSGMCCVGALAGLSSQGTSRLGNALGMMGVAGGIAATLGSLKPSPELLAQMSAAMATGGTLGLTIAKRIEITDLPQLVAAFHSLVGLAAVLTCVAEYMIEYPHLDVHPAANMVKTVAYLGTYIGGVTFSGSLVAYGKLQGVLNSAPLMLPGRHMMNAGLMTASVGGMIPFMLSADYATGMGCLVGVSGLSTVMGVTLTMAIGGADMPVVITVLNSYSGWALCAEGFLLDNNLMTIVGALIGSSGAILSYIMCVAMNRSLPNVILGGFGTSSTAGGKPMEITGTHTEVNVDQSIELIKEANSIIITPGWGLCAAKAQYPIADMVKMLVEQGKSVRFGIHPVAGRMPGQLNVLLAEAGVPYDVVLEMDEINEDFKETDLTLVVGANDTVNSAAQEDPNSIIAGMPVLEVWKSKQVIVMKRTMGVGYAAVDNPIFYKPNTSMLLGDAKKTCDTLQAKIREAYY from the exons ATGTCCTCTCTGCTGCGCTGTGTCTCCTGCTGCGGCTCCACTGTCACCTTGCTCCAGCAAGGTGTTCGCCACCACACACCTGGCCGACGGGCCTTCAGGACCTTCCCACAGCTCTGGAACTGTGAGCCTACTAAAG GACGGCTGTATAAGGACCTGGTGGTAGGAGTTCCTAAGGAGATCTTTAAGAATGAGCGTCGTGTGGCTGTGTCCCCTGCGGGGGTGGAGCTGCTCGTCAAACAGGGCTTCAACGTCCAGGTGGAGTCTGGAGCAGGAGACCACGCTAAGTTCTCTGACCAAATGTACATAAACGCTGGAGCCTCCATCACAGACACTAACGGGGCCTTCGGATCTGACCTGGTCCTCAAG GTGAGAGCTCCAGTGTTGAACGAGGCTACTGGCAAACATGAGTCAGAGCTGCTGAAGCCTAAATCCACCCTGGTGAGCTTCATCTACCCAGCCCAGAATCCTGATCTCATGGAGAAGCTGGCCCAGAGTCAGACCACCGTGCTGGCCATGGATCAGGTCCCGCGAGTCACCATCGCACAGGGCTACGACGCACTCAGCTCCATGGCTAACATTGCAGG GTACAAGGCTGTTGTTCTGGCTGCTAACCACTTTGGCAGATTCTTCACCGGCCAGATCACAGCAGCAGGGAAAGTCCCCCCAGCCAAG GTCCTGGTCATCGGAGGTGGAGTGGCTGGTTTGGCTGCAGCTGGAGCCGCCAAGTCTATGGGAGCTATCGTCAGAGGCTTTGACACCAG ACCAGCAGCTCTGGAACAGTTTAAGTCGTTCGGGGCGGAGCCTTTGGAGGTGCACATTAAGGAGTCCGGGGATGGTGTTGGAGGTTACGCCAAGGAGATGTCCCCAGAGTTCATTGCAGCTGAGATGGAGTTGTTTGCCAAGCAATGTAAAGACGTGGACATCCTCATCAGTACTGCTCTCATCCCAG GGAAGCGAGCTCCCATCCTGATCAAGACAGAGATGGTGGAGTCTATGAAGGATGGCTCTGTGGTGGTGGATCTGGCTGCTGAGGCTGGAGGAAACATTGAGACCACCAAGCCTGGAGAGCTGCACGTACACAAG GGTGTGACACACATCGGCTTCACGGACCTGCCCAGCCGTATGCCCACCCAGGCCAGCACCCTGTACTCCAACAACGTGCTCAAACTGCTCAAGGCCATCAG CCCAGACAAAGACTACTTCCACTTTGAGCCCAAAGAAGAGTTTGATCACGGGACACTGGACCACGTCATCAGAGGAACCATGGTCATGCAG GAAGGCAAGAGCCTGTTCCCATCCCCCCAACCTAAGACACAACCCCCGGCCGCTCCTGTCAAACAGAAAAGTGTAGCAGAGCTAGCGGCAGAGAAGGCAGCTGTGGTCTCACCTTTCCAGAAGACCTTGACCAACGCTGGTGTCTACACTGCAG GTCTCTCTACATGTCTGGCTCTGGGCTTGGCGGCGCCCAACTCAGCCTTCACCCAGATGGTCACTACTTTCGGCCTGGCCGGCATCGTGGGATACCACACGGTGTGGGGCGTCACCCCCGCCCTCCACTCACCCCTCATGTCCGTCACCAATGCCAtctcag GTCTGACTGCTGTGGGTGGTCTGGTCCTGATGGGGGGAggtctccacccctcctccttccccgaGGGCCTGGCTCTGGCTGCAGCCTTCGTCTCCTCCATCAACATTGCAg GTGGGTTCATGATCACCCAGAGGATGCTGGACATGTTTAAACGTCCTACAGACCCTCCAGAGTACAACTACCTGTACGGTCTACCAATAGGAGTCTTCATAGGAGGTTACGGGGCCTCTGTGGCTGCTGGCTACCACATCGAGCAG ATGATGTACCTGGGGTCTGGTATGTGCTGTGTGGGAGCATTGGCAGGGCTGTCTTCACAGGGCACCAGTCGTCTGGGTAATGCCCTGGGCATGATGGGGGTAGCAGGGGGCATCGCTGCCACCCTCGGCTCCCTGAAGCCCTCTCCTGAGCTGCTGGCACAGATGAGTGCCGCCATGGCCACCGGAGGAACCCTGG GTCTGACCATTGCCAAGCGTATTGAGATCACCGATCTCCCCCAGCTGGTAGCTGCCTTCCACAGCCTGGTGGGTCTGGCTGCAGTGCTGACCTGTGTGGCAGAGTACATGATCGAGTACCCTCACTTGGACGTACACCCTGCAGCCAACATGGTGAAGACTGTGGCCTACCTCGGCACATACATCGGAGGGGTCACCTTCAGCGGGTCACTGGTGGCCTATGGCAAGCTGCAAG GTGTTCTGAACTCCGCCCCGCTGATGTTGCCGGGGCGTCACATGATGAACGCCGGTCTGATGACGGCGTCTGTCGGTGGTATGATTCCCTTCATGCTCAGTGCTGACTACGCTACTGGCATGGGCTGTCTGGTTGGAGTGTCTGGCCTCTCCACCGTCATG GGTGTAACCCTGACGATGGCCATCGGGGGCGCTGACATGCCCGTGGTCATCACTGTGCTCAATTCCTACTCTGGTTGGGCACTGTGTGCCGAGGGATTCCTATTGGACAACAACCTCATGACCATTGTAGGAGCTCTGATTGGCTCGTCTGGTGCTATCCTCTCCTACATCATGTGTGTG GCAATGAACCGTTCCCTGCCCAACGTGATCCTGGGAGGGTTCGGTACCAGCTCCACGGCGGGGGGGAAACCCATGGAGATCACAGGCACCCACACAGAGGTCAATGTGGACCAGTCCATCGAACTCATCAAGGAGGCCAACAGCATCATCATCACCCCag gttggggTCTGTGTGCGGCTAAGGCCCAGTACCCCATTGCTGACATGGTGAAGATGCTGGTAGAGCAGGGcaagtctgtcag gtTTGGTATCCACCCTGTGGCAGGTCGTATGCCAGGCCAGCTAAACGTGCTCCTGGCTGAGGCAGGTGTTCCATATGATGTGGTTCTGGAGATGGATGAGATCAATGAGGACTTCAAAG AGACTGACCTGACGCTGGTGGTGGGTGCTAACGACACAGTGAACTCAGCAGCCCAGGAGGACCCCAACTCTATCATTGCTGGCATGCCAGTCCTGGAGGTCTGGAAGTCCAAACAG gtgaTTGTGATGAAGAGGACCATGGGTGTGGGCTATGCTGCAGTAGACAATCCCATCTTCTACAAGCCCAACACATCCATGCTGCTGGGAGACGCCAAGAAGACCTGTGACACACTACAGGCCAAGATCAGAGAGGCCTACTACTAG
- the LOC116374758 gene encoding protein FAM227B, which produces MAKQDPEDDEEILSTFEKFVRNQGLVDWPVAFEENIEISSHFKHYSHPRQIYDYFKVNVPFPVDITMSFSKSIEELYSKIKLHASIMSQEQSKNKNAESVFDDMNKYKMYVQRAHRIMKEQSEAVSRSLDIKDYDYPGFVAVEDTDIPGHPDALQHLDRVSEAQGFNPGFLKIWRPFFLCDLSVAVLKDTFWWFFLHRFKPNVEEESQLFDRISGAFVSLLMTVQMDLKDKLFKVYADCLAQAVYAAFYGAFPESMERLGHDFKTDLADLISLWVSDVKPTLLSWQSWNLGWLDPVDTSGKSHGESACGKT; this is translated from the exons ATGGCTAAACAAGACCCAGAGGACGATGAAGAAATCCTGAGCACGTTTGAAAAGTTTGTTCGGAATCAGGGACTG GTTGACTGGCCCGTGGCGTTTGAGGAGAATATAGAGATATCATCCCACTTCAAACATTACAGTCATCCCAGACAGATATATGACTACTTTAAAGTAAACGTGCCATTCCCAGTGGACATCACCATGTCCTTCTCCAAGAGCATAGAGGAGCTATATTCCAAGATAAAACTACATGCATCCATAATGTCACAAGAACAGAGCAAAAACAAGAATGCGGAGTCAGTGTTTGATGACATGAATAAAT ATAAAATGTATGTGCAAAGAGCACATCGAATCATGAAAGAGCAG AGTGAGGCAGTGTCGCGGAGCTTGGACATCAAG GACTATGACTACCCAGGGTTTGTTGCAGTCGAGGACACTGACATCCCAGGACATCCTGATGCCTTACAGCATTTGGACAGAGTATCAGAGGCCCAAGGCTTTAAT CCAGGCTTCCTGAAGATCTGGAGGCCGTTCTTTCTGTGTGATCTGTCCGTGGCTGTTCTCAAAGACACATTCTGGTGGTTTTTCCTCCACAGATTTAAG CCTAATGTAGAGGAGGAGAGCCAGTTGTTTGATCGGATCTCTGGAGCCTTTGTCTCTCTGCTGATGACCGTTCAGATGGACCTGAAGGACAAGCTCTTTAAG gtgtatGCAGACTGCCTGGCCCAGGCGGTCTACGCAGCGTTCTACGGAGCGTTCCCTGAGTCCATGGAACGTCTAGGCCATGACTTCAAGACAGACTTAGCTGACCTCATCTCCCTCTGGGTGTCAG ATGTGAAGCCCACCCTGTTGTCATGGCAGAGCTGGAACCTGGGCTGGCTGGATCCTGTAGACACATCCGGGAAGAGCCATGGAGAGTCAGCATGTGGTAAGACCTGA